Proteins encoded together in one Impatiens glandulifera chromosome 1, dImpGla2.1, whole genome shotgun sequence window:
- the LOC124925850 gene encoding F-box protein PP2-B11-like, giving the protein MDLLNKLPENCIAKVISLTSPEDACRISVLGSIFKSAADSDFVWEAFMPSGYRDIIARAAAPPTSFSSTRDLFFHLADTPLIIDNGTKSFSLEKRTGRKCYMLASRDLSITWSNSPMYWRFRSLPESRFPEVAELIFMLW; this is encoded by the exons ATGGATTTGTTGAACAAACTGCCAGAAAATTGCATAGCGAAAGTGATCTCCCTTACGAGTCCCGAAGATGCCTGCCGGATTTCTGTACTGGGGTCCATCTTCAAATCGGCGGCCGATTCCGACTTTGTTTGGGAGGCGTTTATGCCGTCTGGTTACAGGGACATTATCGCTCGAGCTGCTGCTCCTCCAACGTCCTTCTCCTCCACCAGGGACCTGTTTTTCCACCTTGCCGATACACCTCTTATAATCGACAACGGAACTAAG agctTTTCATTGGAAAAACGAACTGGGCGGAAGTGTTACATGTTGGCTAGTAGAGACCTCAGCATTACATGGAGTAATTCCCCCATGTACTGGAGATTTAGATCTCTACCCGAATCCAG ATTCCCTGAGGTGGCAGAGCTGATCTTCATGTTATGGTGA